Proteins found in one Sphingobium sp. V4 genomic segment:
- a CDS encoding oligopeptide transporter, OPT family: protein MAELTLRGVILGGLITLVFTAANVYLGLKIGLTFATSIPAAVISMAVLRLFATGTILENNIVQTIASAAGTLSAIIFVLPGLVIIGWWQGFPYWLSAFTIATGGILGVMYSVPLRRALVTGSDLPYPEGVAAAEVLKVGAGSREGLEENKRGLAAIVASAVAAAAFSITAKTKIIAEEAATFFKFGAGATSMSTSFSMALIGVGHLVGLSVGVAMFIGLLISWTGLVPYLTAPLPAGAELSDVVGTAFRMKARFIGAGTIGVAAIWTLLKILGPIVSGIRSALAANATRRAGDAASLDITERDLPISIVGGTILAALLPIGVLLWIFAQGGPIAANPVPVIGLTLAYVLVAGIVIASVCGYMAGLIGASNSPISGVGILAVLGASLLLAAIYGSGGDPSQTQALIAYALFTTAIVFGIATISNDNLQDLKTGQLVGATPWKQQLALVLGVIFGALVIPPVLDLLNSAFGFAGAPGAGQNALPAPQAALISALAKGVLGGDLDWGLIGIGAGIGAVVILIDELLGKAGKLRLPPLAVGMGIYLPMALTLLIPVGAVIGHVYNRWALRQSNPEFAERMGVLMATGFIVGESLFGVAFAGIVAGTDSDAPLALVGENHWAVPLAILIFAGVIAGLYARLKRWASAPLT, encoded by the coding sequence ATGGCCGAACTGACGCTGCGCGGCGTGATCCTGGGCGGTCTGATCACGCTCGTCTTCACGGCGGCGAACGTCTATCTGGGCCTCAAGATCGGCCTGACCTTCGCGACGTCGATTCCCGCGGCGGTCATCTCCATGGCGGTGCTGCGGCTGTTCGCGACCGGCACGATCCTGGAAAACAACATCGTCCAGACCATCGCATCGGCCGCCGGCACCCTGTCGGCCATCATCTTCGTGCTGCCCGGCCTTGTCATCATCGGCTGGTGGCAGGGCTTTCCCTATTGGCTGAGCGCGTTCACCATTGCGACCGGCGGCATATTGGGCGTCATGTATTCGGTGCCGCTGCGCCGCGCGCTCGTCACCGGATCGGACCTCCCCTATCCCGAAGGCGTCGCCGCGGCCGAAGTGCTCAAGGTCGGTGCCGGTTCGCGCGAAGGGCTGGAAGAAAATAAGCGCGGCCTCGCCGCCATCGTCGCCAGCGCCGTCGCCGCCGCCGCTTTCTCGATCACCGCCAAGACCAAGATCATCGCGGAGGAAGCCGCGACCTTCTTCAAGTTTGGCGCGGGCGCGACCTCCATGTCGACCAGCTTCTCCATGGCGCTGATCGGCGTCGGCCATCTGGTCGGCCTGTCGGTGGGTGTCGCCATGTTCATCGGCCTGCTGATCAGCTGGACCGGCCTCGTCCCCTATCTCACCGCCCCGCTGCCTGCGGGCGCGGAACTGTCCGACGTGGTCGGCACCGCCTTCCGCATGAAGGCGCGCTTCATCGGCGCAGGCACGATCGGCGTCGCCGCGATCTGGACCCTGCTCAAGATCCTTGGCCCTATCGTCAGCGGCATCCGCTCCGCTCTGGCCGCCAACGCCACGCGCCGGGCGGGCGACGCCGCCAGCCTCGACATCACCGAGCGCGACCTGCCCATCTCCATCGTCGGCGGCACCATCCTGGCCGCCCTGCTGCCGATCGGCGTGCTGCTCTGGATCTTCGCGCAGGGCGGGCCGATCGCCGCCAATCCGGTGCCGGTGATCGGGCTGACCTTGGCCTATGTGCTGGTGGCGGGCATCGTCATCGCGTCGGTCTGCGGCTATATGGCGGGTCTCATCGGCGCGTCGAACAGCCCGATTTCGGGCGTCGGCATCCTCGCCGTGCTGGGCGCGTCGCTGCTGCTCGCCGCCATCTACGGGTCGGGCGGCGACCCGTCGCAGACCCAGGCGCTGATCGCCTATGCCCTCTTCACCACGGCGATCGTGTTCGGCATCGCCACCATTTCCAACGATAATCTCCAGGATCTCAAGACCGGCCAGCTGGTCGGCGCGACGCCGTGGAAGCAGCAGCTCGCGCTGGTGCTTGGCGTCATCTTCGGCGCGCTCGTCATCCCGCCGGTGCTGGACCTGCTCAACAGCGCCTTCGGCTTTGCCGGCGCGCCGGGCGCGGGCCAGAATGCGCTGCCCGCCCCGCAGGCCGCGCTGATCTCCGCCCTGGCCAAGGGCGTGCTGGGCGGCGACCTCGACTGGGGCCTGATCGGCATCGGCGCGGGCATCGGCGCGGTCGTCATCCTGATCGACGAATTGCTGGGCAAGGCCGGCAAGCTGCGCCTGCCGCCGCTGGCGGTGGGCATGGGTATCTACCTGCCGATGGCGCTGACGCTGCTGATCCCGGTCGGCGCGGTCATCGGCCATGTCTACAACCGCTGGGCGCTGCGCCAGAGCAATCCGGAGTTCGCCGAGCGCATGGGCGTGCTGATGGCGACCGGCTTCATCGTCGGCGAAAGCCTGTTCGGCGTCGCCTTCGCCGGCATCGTCGCTGGGACGGACAGCGACGCGCCGCTGGCGCTGGTGGGCGAAAATCACTGGGCGGTGCCGCTCGCCATACTGATCTTCGCAGGCGTCATCGCGGGCCTCTATGCGCGCTTGAAGCGCTGGGCCTCCGCCCCCCTGACGTGA
- a CDS encoding DUF969 domain-containing protein codes for MWVLLGIAVIVAGFLLRFHPLLVILASALVTGLTAGLDPVAILAAFGKAFNEARYVSIIWIVLPVVGLLEAYGLQERARGLIARMRGATVGQFLTFYLLLRQGLAAVGLTSVAGHAQTVRPLVAPIAEAAAEAQAGGLDEEAREEVKAWAAATDNVGLFFGEDIFLAIGSILLIKGLLEQYDILLEPLQLSVWAIPTAIAAFLIHGFRLWRLDRRLRRRCAEKQP; via the coding sequence ATGTGGGTGCTGCTTGGCATCGCGGTGATCGTCGCGGGTTTTCTGCTGCGTTTCCATCCGCTGCTCGTCATTCTCGCCTCGGCGCTCGTCACGGGGCTGACGGCAGGGCTTGATCCCGTCGCCATCCTCGCCGCCTTCGGCAAGGCGTTCAACGAGGCGCGCTATGTCAGCATCATCTGGATCGTGCTGCCGGTGGTCGGCCTGCTGGAGGCCTATGGCTTGCAGGAGCGGGCGCGCGGCCTGATCGCCCGGATGCGCGGCGCGACGGTGGGGCAGTTCCTGACCTTCTACCTGTTGCTGCGGCAGGGGCTGGCGGCAGTCGGCCTGACCTCGGTCGCGGGTCATGCCCAGACGGTGCGTCCGCTGGTGGCCCCGATCGCGGAAGCGGCGGCGGAGGCGCAGGCGGGCGGGCTGGACGAGGAGGCGCGCGAGGAAGTGAAGGCGTGGGCCGCGGCCACCGACAATGTCGGCCTCTTCTTCGGCGAGGATATTTTCCTCGCCATCGGCTCGATCCTGCTGATCAAGGGGCTGCTGGAGCAATATGACATCCTGCTGGAGCCGCTCCAGCTGTCGGTCTGGGCCATTCCCACGGCGATCGCCGCCTTCCTGATTCATGGCTTTCGCCTGTGGCGGCTGGACCGGCGGTTGCGGCGGCGGTGCGCGGAGAAGCAGCCATGA
- a CDS encoding DUF2891 domain-containing protein has translation MTRLTSDIASRFAALTLSHLGRRYPFKMDLVLNGPEDAREPAEHHPIFHGSFDWHSCVHGWWQVMRLTRLFPGLPEAAAIRERADVMLVPDRVAGERAYLARPMSAGFERPYGWAWLLALHQELARHDAPWAAAIEPLALDFAARFHAFLPRLTYPLRVGTHFNIAFALVLALDWARTRDPALVDLIRDRALHWFGQDRACQAWEPGGDEFLSPSLCEALLMSRLLEPAAFADWFHAFLPRSAQGEPATLFTPAIVSDRSDGKIAHLDGLNLSRAWCWRAIAAALGEDDPVFMRAQDAARVHIDASLPHVAGDYMGEHWLATFALLALE, from the coding sequence ATGACCCGCCTGACCTCCGATATCGCCAGCCGCTTCGCGGCGCTCACCCTCTCCCATCTCGGCCGCCGCTATCCCTTCAAGATGGATCTGGTGCTGAACGGGCCGGAGGATGCGCGCGAACCGGCCGAGCATCATCCGATCTTCCACGGCAGTTTCGACTGGCACAGCTGCGTCCATGGCTGGTGGCAGGTGATGCGGCTGACGCGCCTGTTTCCCGGCCTGCCGGAAGCGGCGGCGATCCGGGAGCGGGCCGACGTCATGCTGGTGCCGGACAGGGTGGCGGGCGAGCGCGCCTATCTCGCCCGGCCGATGAGCGCGGGGTTCGAGCGTCCCTATGGCTGGGCGTGGCTGCTGGCGCTGCATCAGGAACTGGCCCGGCATGACGCGCCCTGGGCAGCGGCGATCGAGCCGCTGGCACTTGATTTCGCCGCGCGCTTCCACGCTTTCCTGCCCCGGCTCACCTATCCGCTGCGGGTCGGCACGCATTTCAACATCGCCTTCGCGCTGGTGCTGGCGCTGGACTGGGCGCGGACACGCGATCCGGCGCTGGTCGACCTGATCCGGGATCGGGCGCTGCACTGGTTCGGGCAGGACCGCGCCTGCCAGGCCTGGGAGCCGGGCGGCGACGAATTTCTCTCGCCCTCCTTATGCGAGGCGCTGCTGATGAGCCGCCTGCTGGAGCCTGCGGCTTTCGCCGACTGGTTCCACGCCTTCCTGCCGCGATCGGCGCAGGGCGAGCCGGCGACGCTCTTCACCCCCGCCATCGTGTCCGACCGCAGCGACGGCAAGATCGCGCATCTGGACGGACTGAACCTCAGCCGGGCCTGGTGCTGGCGCGCGATCGCCGCCGCGCTGGGGGAGGACGATCCCGTCTTCATGCGCGCTCAGGACGCCGCCCGCGTCCATATCGACGCCAGTCTGCCCCATGTCGCGGGCGATTATATGGGGGAGCATTGGCTCGCGACCTTCGCCCTGCTCGCGCTCGAATGA
- the hspQ gene encoding heat shock protein HspQ, which produces MRDTIQIFGAGMTAPPIAHARFNIGDVVKHRMFGFRGVVFDIDPVFANSEEWYEAIPEHARPDKQQPFYHLLAENGDSTYVAYVSQQNLVVDDSDEPVDHPAIAGMFGAYANGKYRLRPLHRH; this is translated from the coding sequence ATGAGAGACACGATTCAGATTTTCGGCGCCGGGATGACTGCTCCGCCGATCGCCCATGCCCGCTTCAACATCGGCGACGTGGTCAAACATCGCATGTTCGGGTTCCGCGGCGTCGTGTTCGATATCGACCCGGTCTTCGCCAACAGCGAGGAATGGTATGAAGCCATCCCGGAACATGCCCGCCCCGACAAGCAGCAGCCCTTCTACCATCTGCTCGCGGAAAATGGCGATTCCACTTATGTGGCCTATGTCAGCCAGCAGAATCTGGTTGTCGATGACAGCGACGAACCGGTCGATCATCCTGCCATCGCGGGCATGTTCGGCGCCTATGCGAACGGCAAATATCGGCTCCGCCCGCTCCATCGACATTGA
- a CDS encoding GDSL-type esterase/lipase family protein — translation MRTANIGSARSIDIERGLSRSRASVTRRSVGALLLTACAWVVAAAAPPNADPVFPFSREIETFARANAAGPSVRDATLFLGSSSIRLWDIAGSFHDIGTVNRGFGGATTAHVLHYYKRLLPSLPPRSIVVYVGENDLAAGATPETVTRDILTLLRRLRIDYPRAPIAFLSLKPSPIRWTLWPRMAAVNQAVAARARADRFDYVDVGSSLLATDGLPDATLFRPDGLHLNARGYQRWTQLVHGWIDRAAQEQAPESAS, via the coding sequence ATGCGAACGGCAAATATCGGCTCCGCCCGCTCCATCGACATTGAGCGCGGCCTGTCGCGCTCGCGCGCGTCGGTTACGCGCCGGAGCGTCGGCGCGCTGCTGCTGACCGCCTGCGCATGGGTTGTCGCCGCCGCCGCGCCGCCCAATGCCGACCCGGTCTTTCCCTTCTCGCGGGAAATCGAAACCTTTGCGAGGGCCAATGCCGCCGGCCCATCGGTCCGCGACGCCACGCTGTTCCTGGGCAGTTCGAGCATCCGGCTGTGGGACATTGCCGGCAGTTTCCACGACATCGGCACGGTCAACCGCGGTTTCGGCGGCGCGACCACGGCGCATGTGCTGCATTATTACAAGCGCCTGCTGCCGTCCCTGCCCCCGCGCTCCATCGTCGTCTATGTGGGCGAGAATGACCTGGCGGCCGGGGCCACGCCCGAAACGGTCACCCGCGACATCCTCACCCTGCTGCGGCGGCTGCGCATCGATTATCCGCGCGCGCCCATCGCCTTCCTCTCGCTCAAGCCCAGCCCCATCCGCTGGACGCTATGGCCCCGGATGGCGGCGGTGAACCAGGCCGTGGCCGCCCGCGCCCGGGCCGACCGGTTCGATTATGTCGATGTCGGCTCCAGCCTGCTCGCGACCGACGGCCTGCCCGACGCAACGCTGTTCCGGCCGGACGGGCTGCACTTGAACGCGCGCGGCTATCAGCGCTGGACGCAACTGGTCCATGGCTGGATCGATCGCGCCGCGCAGGAGCAGGCGCCAGAAAGCGCATCCTGA
- the ppc gene encoding phosphoenolpyruvate carboxylase, with product MATLAPPSAAPAITQNPDIRYLGRLLGDVIRAYGGEKLYKQTEYIRSASVDRARGLQGADLTDTGLDALSLDDTLAFTRGFMLFSMLANLAEDRQGVAAEPGADVASAIARLESHGVDRDAVLDLLAHSLIVPVLTAHPTEVRRKSMIDHKNRVADLMQLKDAGRIETDDGENLDEAIFRQIALLWQTRPLRREKLFVADEIENVLAYFRDTFLPVLPALYARWERVLGARPQSFLRVGSWIGGDRDGNPFVQAPQLEFALKRGAQAAIAYYLDALHALGAELSLSTELAHVPQAVLDLAEASGDASPSRKDEPYRRAISGIYARLAATCVQLTGAQPARPSSLKGAAYAAPQELRRDLVTVAQGLASEGDGALASGGALGRLIRAVETFGFHLATLDMRQNSAVHERVVAELLRIAGVEADYLALDEYARIALLRKELATNRPLGAPFSDYSEETASELAIVHAAAQAHRTYGPSCITHYIISKAESVSDLLEVNILLKEAGLWRAGVGGAAPQAAIMAIPLFETIADLEAAPKIMSAYFGLPEIAGVVHGRGHQEVMIGYSDSNKDGGYITSTWSLYKASQALEPVFAEAGAAMQLFHGRGGAVGRGGGSAFAAIQAQPRGSVQGRIRITEQGEMIAAKFGSRDVAMTNLEAMTSATLLASLEPEGISDRDAARFSAAMDELSKNAFAAYRDLVYGTEGFKEFFRQLTPIQEISGLKIGSRPASRTKSNAIEDLRAIPWVFSWAQARVMLPGWYGVGHALSAFEDKALLADMAQHWSFLKSALANLEMVLAKSDLGIAARYLPLVEDQARGEAIFGRIRDGWAQTHDGLLDATGQSRLLEKSPALDTSIRLRLPYIEPLNLLQVELLKRHRAGEDDARVKEGIELSINAIATALRNSG from the coding sequence ATGGCGACTCTGGCACCCCCTTCCGCAGCCCCTGCGATCACGCAGAATCCCGACATCCGCTATCTGGGGCGTCTGCTGGGCGACGTCATTCGCGCCTATGGCGGGGAGAAGCTGTACAAGCAGACCGAATATATCCGCTCCGCTTCTGTCGACCGGGCGCGGGGGTTGCAGGGCGCGGACCTGACCGACACCGGGCTGGACGCGCTGAGCCTGGACGATACACTGGCCTTCACCCGTGGCTTCATGCTCTTTTCGATGCTCGCCAACCTGGCCGAGGACCGGCAGGGCGTGGCGGCAGAGCCGGGGGCGGACGTCGCTTCCGCGATCGCGCGGCTCGAATCGCATGGCGTCGACCGCGATGCGGTGCTCGACCTGCTCGCGCACAGCCTGATCGTGCCCGTCCTGACCGCCCACCCGACCGAGGTGCGGCGCAAGAGCATGATCGACCACAAGAACCGTGTCGCCGACCTGATGCAGCTCAAGGACGCCGGGCGCATCGAGACGGACGATGGCGAAAATCTGGACGAGGCGATCTTCCGCCAGATCGCGCTGCTGTGGCAGACGCGCCCGCTGCGCCGCGAAAAGCTGTTCGTCGCGGACGAAATCGAGAATGTGCTCGCCTATTTCCGCGACACCTTCCTGCCTGTGCTGCCCGCTCTCTATGCCCGCTGGGAACGGGTGCTGGGCGCGCGGCCGCAAAGCTTCCTGCGGGTGGGATCGTGGATCGGCGGCGACCGCGACGGCAATCCCTTCGTCCAGGCGCCGCAGCTGGAATTCGCGCTCAAGCGGGGCGCCCAGGCGGCGATCGCCTATTATCTCGACGCGCTGCACGCGCTCGGCGCGGAACTCTCGCTTTCGACCGAGCTCGCCCATGTGCCGCAGGCGGTGCTGGACCTTGCCGAGGCGAGCGGCGACGCATCGCCCAGCCGCAAGGACGAACCCTATCGCCGCGCCATTTCCGGCATCTACGCCCGCCTGGCCGCCACCTGCGTCCAGCTGACCGGCGCGCAACCGGCCCGGCCGTCCAGCCTCAAGGGCGCGGCCTATGCCGCGCCGCAGGAGTTGCGGCGCGACCTCGTCACCGTGGCGCAGGGGCTGGCGAGCGAAGGCGACGGCGCGCTGGCGAGCGGCGGGGCGCTGGGCCGGCTGATCCGCGCGGTCGAGACGTTCGGCTTCCATCTCGCCACGCTCGACATGCGCCAGAACAGCGCCGTGCATGAACGCGTCGTCGCCGAACTGCTCAGGATCGCGGGGGTCGAGGCGGACTATCTCGCGCTCGACGAATATGCCCGTATCGCCCTGCTGCGGAAGGAGCTGGCGACCAACCGGCCGCTGGGCGCGCCCTTTTCCGACTATTCGGAGGAAACCGCGTCGGAACTGGCGATCGTCCATGCCGCCGCGCAGGCGCACCGCACCTATGGCCCGTCCTGCATCACCCATTATATCATCTCCAAGGCCGAAAGCGTGTCGGACCTGCTGGAGGTCAACATCCTGCTCAAGGAAGCGGGCCTCTGGCGCGCCGGCGTAGGCGGCGCCGCGCCGCAGGCCGCGATCATGGCGATCCCGCTGTTCGAGACCATCGCCGACCTGGAGGCCGCGCCCAAGATCATGTCCGCCTATTTCGGCCTGCCCGAAATCGCCGGGGTGGTGCACGGGCGCGGCCATCAGGAAGTGATGATCGGCTATTCGGACAGCAACAAGGATGGTGGCTACATCACCTCCACCTGGAGCCTCTACAAGGCGAGCCAGGCGCTGGAGCCGGTGTTCGCAGAGGCGGGCGCGGCGATGCAGCTGTTCCACGGCCGGGGCGGCGCGGTGGGGCGCGGAGGCGGATCGGCCTTCGCCGCGATCCAGGCGCAGCCGCGCGGCAGCGTGCAGGGCCGCATCCGCATCACCGAACAGGGCGAGATGATCGCCGCCAAGTTCGGATCGCGCGATGTCGCCATGACCAATTTGGAGGCGATGACGAGCGCGACGCTGCTCGCCAGCCTGGAGCCGGAAGGAATTTCGGACCGTGACGCCGCCCGTTTCAGCGCAGCGATGGACGAATTGTCGAAAAACGCCTTCGCCGCCTATCGCGACCTCGTCTACGGCACCGAGGGGTTCAAGGAATTCTTCCGCCAGCTGACCCCGATCCAGGAGATTTCCGGGCTCAAGATCGGGTCGCGCCCGGCGAGCCGGACCAAGAGCAATGCGATCGAGGATCTGCGCGCCATCCCCTGGGTATTCAGCTGGGCGCAGGCGCGAGTCATGCTGCCGGGCTGGTATGGCGTGGGCCATGCGCTGTCGGCGTTCGAGGACAAGGCATTGCTGGCTGACATGGCGCAGCACTGGTCCTTCCTCAAGTCCGCGCTCGCAAATCTGGAAATGGTACTGGCCAAGTCCGACCTGGGCATCGCCGCGCGCTATCTGCCGCTGGTCGAGGACCAGGCCAGGGGCGAGGCCATTTTCGGCCGCATCCGCGATGGTTGGGCGCAAACCCATGACGGCCTGCTGGACGCTACCGGCCAGTCCCGGCTGCTGGAGAAAAGCCCGGCGCTCGACACCTCGATCCGGCTGCGCCTGCCCTATATCGAGCCGCTCAACCTGCTCCAGGTCGAACTGCTCAAACGCCACCGCGCCGGCGAGGACGACGCGCGGGTGAAGGAGGGCATCGAACTGTCGATCAACGCGATCGCCACGGCCCTGAGGAACAGCGGGTAG
- a CDS encoding ATP-binding protein, producing the protein MTASISIGTDSHGKDVLVDVEELLATRLLVQGNSGSGKSHLLRRLLEESAAMVQQVVIDPEGDFVTLADEYGHVVIDAGDYNEREIVKMAARIREHRASVVLSLDSLELEAQMKCAATFLSTLFDAPRDHWYPALVVVDEAQMFAPVAAGDVSDEARRLSLAAMTNLMCRGRKRGLAGVIATQRLAKLAKNVAAEASNFLMGRTFLDIDMARAADLLGMERRQAEQIRDLERGRFLGLGPAIARRPVAVKIGVVKTGTRGGTHKLMPPPVTTGEDFQELLFARVEEDALPPPPPRADPPPRAAEDIMRQLADAPSAKPAAPELDFGENEPIVIAVLEDIVADLGDAAPGVAALYQDFGVRCRMKGLKRSPLDLPAFRKRFAMAQAGMANADDPRWQDAIRAAEPVPEDMLAPFLLIARAALDGQPCPDDGALARAYGTSSPGRVRRLIDYMEKLGVIVARTDFSGKRSIGVPGLGLSTAAADG; encoded by the coding sequence GTGACCGCCAGCATCAGCATAGGAACCGACAGCCACGGCAAGGACGTGCTGGTCGATGTCGAGGAATTGCTCGCCACCCGCCTGCTCGTCCAGGGCAATAGCGGGTCGGGCAAGTCGCATCTGCTGCGCCGCCTGCTGGAAGAAAGTGCCGCCATGGTGCAGCAGGTGGTGATCGATCCCGAAGGCGACTTCGTGACCCTGGCCGACGAATATGGCCATGTGGTGATCGACGCGGGCGACTATAATGAGCGCGAGATCGTCAAGATGGCGGCGCGCATCCGCGAACATCGCGCCTCGGTGGTGCTGAGCCTCGATTCCCTCGAACTCGAAGCACAGATGAAATGCGCCGCGACCTTCCTGTCGACCCTGTTCGATGCCCCGCGCGACCATTGGTATCCGGCTCTGGTGGTGGTGGACGAGGCGCAGATGTTCGCCCCGGTCGCCGCCGGCGACGTGTCGGACGAGGCGCGGCGGCTGTCTCTCGCCGCCATGACCAACCTGATGTGCCGGGGCCGCAAGCGCGGCCTCGCCGGCGTGATCGCGACCCAGCGCCTCGCCAAGCTCGCGAAGAACGTCGCGGCCGAAGCCTCCAACTTCCTGATGGGCCGCACCTTCCTCGACATCGACATGGCGCGCGCGGCCGACCTGCTGGGCATGGAGCGGCGGCAGGCGGAGCAGATCCGCGATCTGGAACGTGGCCGTTTCCTGGGCCTTGGCCCGGCGATCGCGCGACGGCCGGTCGCGGTCAAGATCGGCGTGGTGAAAACCGGGACGCGCGGCGGCACGCACAAGCTGATGCCGCCGCCGGTGACGACCGGAGAGGATTTTCAGGAACTGCTGTTCGCCAGGGTCGAGGAGGATGCTCTGCCCCCGCCCCCGCCACGCGCCGATCCGCCGCCGCGCGCCGCCGAGGACATCATGCGCCAGCTGGCCGACGCCCCATCGGCCAAGCCCGCCGCGCCCGAGCTCGACTTCGGCGAGAATGAACCGATCGTGATCGCCGTGCTGGAGGATATCGTCGCCGATCTGGGCGATGCCGCGCCCGGCGTGGCGGCGCTCTACCAGGACTTCGGCGTGCGCTGCCGGATGAAGGGGCTGAAGCGGTCCCCGCTCGACCTGCCCGCCTTCCGCAAGCGGTTCGCCATGGCGCAGGCGGGCATGGCGAATGCCGACGATCCCCGCTGGCAGGACGCGATCAGGGCGGCGGAGCCGGTGCCGGAGGACATGCTCGCCCCCTTCCTGCTGATCGCCCGCGCGGCGCTGGACGGCCAGCCCTGCCCCGACGACGGCGCGCTCGCCCGCGCCTATGGCACCAGCTCGCCGGGGCGGGTGCGCCGGCTGATCGACTATATGGAGAAACTGGGCGTCATCGTCGCGCGCACGGATTTTTCGGGCAAGCGATCGATCGGCGTGCCGGGCCTGGGCCTTTCCACGGCGGCGGCGGACGGATGA
- a CDS encoding DUF979 domain-containing protein, giving the protein MITLHWVYALAGAIFAAFALLGARDRATPRRWTNAAFWALLALSMWAGDRLGDVGNGLLVLGLIGLGALGGLGRGDGAVPPETRQARADRFGNRLFVIALIIPATALIGTILFKQAPDWFDGKQATLIALALGVLIAMTVGCLWLRAGARVPLQQGRRLMDCIGWAAILPQMLASLGAVFALAGVGDAVGGIVSQAIPDGSLLGAVIAYGLGMALFTIVMGNAFAAFPVMTAAIGVPLLIRTWHGDPAVICAIGMLAGFCGTLMTPMAANFNLVPAALLELKDQHGVIKRQVGTALPLLLVNILLIYWLAFP; this is encoded by the coding sequence ATGATCACCCTCCACTGGGTCTATGCGCTGGCCGGCGCGATCTTCGCGGCCTTCGCCCTGCTGGGCGCGCGTGATCGAGCCACCCCGCGCCGCTGGACCAATGCCGCCTTCTGGGCGCTGCTGGCGCTCAGCATGTGGGCGGGCGACCGGCTGGGCGATGTCGGCAACGGCCTGCTGGTGCTGGGCCTCATCGGCCTGGGCGCGCTCGGCGGGCTCGGCCGGGGCGATGGCGCCGTCCCGCCGGAGACAAGGCAGGCGCGTGCCGACCGGTTCGGCAATCGCCTGTTCGTCATCGCGCTCATCATCCCGGCGACTGCGTTGATCGGCACGATCCTCTTCAAGCAGGCGCCGGACTGGTTCGACGGCAAGCAGGCGACGCTGATCGCGCTGGCGCTGGGCGTGCTGATCGCCATGACGGTCGGCTGCCTCTGGCTGCGCGCCGGCGCGCGGGTGCCGCTGCAACAGGGGCGGCGGCTGATGGACTGTATCGGCTGGGCGGCGATCCTGCCGCAGATGCTGGCCAGCCTGGGCGCGGTGTTCGCGCTCGCCGGCGTGGGAGATGCGGTCGGCGGCATCGTGAGCCAAGCAATCCCCGATGGGAGCCTGCTCGGCGCGGTGATCGCCTATGGGCTGGGCATGGCGCTGTTCACCATCGTCATGGGCAACGCCTTCGCCGCCTTCCCCGTGATGACGGCGGCGATCGGCGTGCCCCTGCTCATCCGCACCTGGCACGGCGATCCGGCGGTCATCTGCGCCATCGGCATGTTGGCGGGCTTCTGCGGCACGCTGATGACGCCGATGGCCGCCAACTTCAACCTGGTCCCCGCTGCCCTGCTGGAACTCAAGGACCAGCATGGCGTCATCAAGCGGCAGGTCGGTACGGCGCTGCCGCTGCTGCTCGTCAACATTCTCCTCATCTACTGGCTCGCCTTCCCATGA
- a CDS encoding low molecular weight protein-tyrosine-phosphatase, which translates to MSRPAILFVCLGNICRSPLAEAALRAEAEKAGLDMIVDSAGTGDWHVGSPPDARAQAVALARGIDISHYRGRQVSAEDFRRFTHVFALDTDNLRNLRRIRPSDGTASLQLLMDLVPGRAGSGVTDPYYGDEAGFEITWDDVTRAAAALVARLERGTA; encoded by the coding sequence ATGAGCAGGCCCGCCATTCTCTTCGTCTGCCTCGGCAATATCTGCCGCTCGCCGCTGGCCGAAGCCGCGTTGCGGGCGGAGGCGGAGAAAGCCGGGCTGGACATGATCGTCGATTCGGCGGGGACGGGCGACTGGCATGTCGGCAGCCCGCCCGACGCTCGCGCGCAGGCGGTGGCGCTGGCGCGCGGCATCGACATTTCCCATTATCGTGGACGACAGGTGAGCGCGGAGGATTTCCGCCGCTTCACCCATGTCTTCGCGCTCGACACCGACAATCTGCGCAACCTCCGCCGCATCCGTCCGTCGGACGGCACGGCCAGCCTGCAATTGCTCATGGACCTTGTGCCCGGACGCGCGGGAAGCGGCGTCACCGATCCCTATTATGGCGACGAGGCCGGGTTCGAGATCACCTGGGACGATGTGACGCGCGCGGCGGCGGCGCTTGTGGCGCGACTGGAGCGCGGGACGGCCTAA